ACTAACACTTCCTATAATACCTTCATTGTTATCGGTCTGCTCTTGCGTATTCTCTATGCTATCTTCCATGTTGGAGTGAGCTGTACGTTCTTGCTCTTTATTACTTTGGCTGGTATTTTCTGATTCACCCGGTATTGGATTCTCCAACATCATCAGGAATTCATTGAGTGAACTAAACTCGGATCCTACATTTTCCGATACAAAGTTTGGTTGTGGGGGTAATAATAGGTTATTGTTAGAGGATGATATTGGTGTTTCTGTACCATATACGCTGCTATTCGAGCCCTGAATTGCACGGGTTTCATCACCTATATTGATCTCAGCATTTGGGATTTCTGTGCTCCCTATTGGCGACATACTATTCTTATATTGGTATTGGCTTTGTATATTAGAGACATTCTCATCAGCAACACATAAATGGCCTATCTCCCTCTTGATACACCGCGAACAAGGTCGCTGATGATCACAATTCACATGCGACCTGCGGCAAAATATGCATGATTTGTACAgcttcttctgcttcttGGCTGCTGGTTCTTCCATGTCAAAAATATGATGCTGTGCTTAGCGAGTTGTggttaaaagaaaagccTGTCTTGCAATTATCTGTAATATCAAATCCTTCTGGAATTAGTAGCTGATTCACTAAAAGTTGCTATGATACAGCTCCAGACCTCGCGGAAAATATTGGGGATATGACAACAGCGGTTTCTGTTTCAAGTGTAATAACTCTTGAGGATGACTTGTTCGTCAGACGCTGTCATATTCTCCACTACTTGCTAAGCGAACTGTTTCTAAAACTTGCATTGgttcttgaaaaaatgaTTAACGTCATCTGTCCCTTTGAAGGGGTCTTCGGTTTTTGTCAATTTCTAAGCTGCGGGATGGGAAAATGAAAAGTTACGCAAAATGCATCAATATTTCAGGTACATACAGAGGCCATAGAGACTCGGTTACCTCGATCAATTATTAAGGTAATACCTGTATAAACTCCGTTGTGTTAGGGTAGTTGGAATAATGTCATATACAGTGGGCCTTCGAATGGCAGCTCGCCGGAGTGTTCTGAGGATGACTCCTCTGTCGCAAATGCGCATGGTTCCTCGAGTGAGCCATCGTTGGAGTAGCAATGGGCCTTCATCTTCAGCAAAGAGTAGTTCTAATGGTAACATTGACTTTTCGAAACTGACTAGGGATGAAATCAAGCAGTTGAGGGATATGAAGATGGCTAAGGATAGGAAGTACAAGGATCGGACGGTGGCATATTATTTTGGCAGTGTTGCGGTGATATTTCTCGGGTTAGCGTACGCCGCAGTGCCATTATACAGAGCCATCTGTGCGCGTACTGGGTTTGGTGGTGTTCCGATCACTGACAAGAGGAAGTTTACGGATGACAAGTTGATCCCCGTGGACACGGGGAAGCGTATTAGGGTGTCATTCACCAGTGAAGTCTCTCAGATCCTTCCATGGAAGTTTACACCTCAACAGAGAGAGGTATATGTGCTGCCAGGAGAGACGGCGTTGGCGTTTTACAAAgccaagaacaacagtgaCAAGGATATCATTGGGATGGCCACGTACAGTATAACACCGGGTGATGCTGCGCAGTACTTCAACAAGATCCAATGTTTCTGCTTCGAGGAGCAGAAGCTTGCCGCGGGCGAAGAGATCGACATGCCcgtgttcttcttcatcgacCCAGACTTCGCCTCTGATCCATCAATGAGAAACATAGACGACCTTATCCTACATTACACATTCTTTAGAGCCCACTACGGAGACGGCTCCGCAGTCTCTGAGCACCAGCCTGTCGAGGATGTGAACATGGCAAATGCACAGATCCTAACCCCACAGGTAATAGATGCGACAAAGGATTGAGGTTGTGGGGGGGACAAGTATTTATTAAAAGACGTTAACGAAGCTAATGAAACGAGAAAGGACAAGCACGACCACCATTTTGTAAATAGTCACATAACtagtaatatataaaaaccAACCCTATTTGACTCCTGAAACAGCATCTACATTAAATATACGACTTGGCGATCATACAGCTTCAATATCAGGCTAGTTGCCAAGTACAGTATGGAGTTTAGCCATTGTTTTAGAAATGTCACAGTCGCGGTCGCAGTCGCTGTCAAAGTCACATGTAAAAAGTCCAGCACATCAGTGACTGTTTTTCTGATAGACCATTTCCCAATTGGGACAGTTCTAACACCCAGAcactatatatatacaccCAGACATTGTATTGCTATGGCCTCCAACATCATCTACTGAAGAAATCGTCAGCCTTTTTTCGAAATTTTGCCCATCCAATATTCCCCATTCGGGAATATCCCACGGAGTTTGAACATTGGTGTGGGGAGGAGGTATACGCCAGTGGGAGGAGGCCAACTTCTTGTATTTCCCCCGTAGAGAGATGGAGTAGCCACAGAGGCCAAACATGGAGAAAAGAGACACGTATACCCATTCACGGTAATCACACGGAACGCGCACGTACTGCACTACatgaaaatttttgttgcaaaaaaaaaagttttgcgatgagcttccAACGTTTCGCAGGAATGGGCACCATAAGCTCAATTGATTGAGTTTTAGACTGGTGACTGCTATCTTTGATTCATATATCTTTTGGAGAATAcgataaaaatattattattttaagTAGCGTTtaaaattgttattgtaGTACTTTTCATATACAAAGACCCTCACCAAACTTAGATTCTTTGACAACAATGGTTTTTATCCAAAACTTGAAGACTTCTGCTTACCACTCTCGTTTCCAAACTCCtttcagaagaagaagagaggGTAAGACCGATTACTAccaaagaaagagattgGTCGCTCAACACAAGGCTAAGTACAACTCTCCAAAGTACAGATTGGTCGTTAGATTCACCAACAAGGACATCATCTGTCAAATTGTCTCCTCTACCATCACTGGTGACATTGTCTTGGCTGCTGCTTACTCTCATGAATTGCCAAGATACGGTATTACCCACGGTTTGACTAACTGGGCTGCTGCTTACGCTACTGGTTTGTTGATCGCTAGAAGAGCTTTGCAAAAGTTGGGTCTAGACGAAACCTACAAGGGTGTcgaagaagttgaaggtGAATACGAATTGACCGAAGCCGTCGAAGATGGTCCACGTCCATTCAAGGTCTACTTGGACATTGGTCTACAAAGAACCACCACTGGTGCTAGAGTCTTCGGTGCTTTGAAGGGTGCTTCTGACGGTGGTTTGTACGTTCCTCACTCCGAAAACAGATTCCCAGGTTGGGACTTCGAAGCTGAAGAATTGGACGCTGAACTATTGAGATCTTACATCTTCGGTGGTCACGTTTCCCAATACATGGAAGAATTGGCtgacgatgatgaagaaagatTCTCTGAATTGTTCAAGGGTTACTTGGCTGACGACATCGATGCCGACTCCATTGAAGACATCTACGCTTCCGCTCACGAAGCTATCAGAGCTGACCCATCCTTCAAGCCAACTGAAAAGAAGTTCACCAAGGAACAATACGCTGCTGAATCCAAGAAGTACAAGGCCAAGAAGTTGACCAaggaagaaagagatgCTCGTGTTGCTGCCAAGATCGCTGCTTTGGCTGGTCaacaataaattatttcttaaaaaataaacctaatttttttaatataatagtTTATGGCATATTTTGGTCCGGTCTTCTTTAGATGCTAGATTATGAATATTtagatatattttattcttctgACTATATATTGTAGACACGGTCTCTTATATGTActgaaataattttttgcaCTTTTCTCATCTCTTGGAGTTAATTTCAAACATTCTCTGAAGTGAACACAAAGCAATTTCTGTTGAGAATATTGCATTGTTTGCAAGGCAGGTGCTCTTAGTGTCTATTGGGATCGACAGTCCGCGGCCACTAGGGCGGGTAGGCTTCGATGATGAACGTCACAAAACCACATTTTGTGTTTTAGTGCAGCAATTTGACTCAAAAACGGCCGGAATACGATTAAGGGAATAGATGAGTTCACAAACAGatcaatatttataatttaCCAATCATTTagattttattattttcttgtatatatttatttcattttactCTCTAAAGTATACCGTTTGCTAGTTACAAGtccaaaatattaaattccTTCACTACCAAAAATCAATTTAGTCAAAAATCTAACCTCCCAAAAAGAAACCAACATAAATTATGAAAAGGCCATTCATTTTCTCTTCTCAAATCTTAGCATCCTTTGTGGTTGCTGAACAATTTAGAGCATTTTTATCAACCGATGAAATTGGCAGTGATTCTATTCAGCGCGGCACCGATGACAATCCATTGGTAATCCGCATTGACAAACAATCCTATTCGCCAGAATTAATTGACACTCTCACTAAGTCGACgaatataatttttgctGACTTACCAGATGTACCTGAATTTATCAAAGCTGATAAAATAAGCGACGTCGACTACCAAGTAGTTCAAAACACTTGGAAACAtaaggataaaaaaaatgatgagGAGGAAAAGCAGGATGATAACGACAAGAAGGAAGATAAAAACAAGCAAGAGAacaatgataaaaatgagGAAACAAAATCCAAAACCAAACCCAATTCCAAGACAGTAGAAGATCATAAGACGACACTTTCTACAAAGACAACTACTCATTCAACCATTATTTACACTTCTTCCAAACCTGAAAAGACCAAAGAGAGTGAGGAAAACAGTAAAGATTCTCGTTCTGGGGACAAGGGTAAACCTTATGATGACTCAGAAGATAATGGGGATAGCGATGACGAATTATgtgacgatgaagaagaaaaagaaagtaagAACAGTAACAAATTACCTTCAAATCACACTGAACCGCACTTGGGCGATAACGAAGATGAATTCTTTGACAACATTGGTAACCACTTAAACAACAGGGGCCACTACCAATGGCTACTGTATGCCATACTATTTGCTTTACCGtttccaaatattttgtgaTTCGAATGATAAAACAAACTATACAACTATTAAATATGCCTCGATTCacgaaaaaaatatacatatCCAACAGCGtgtataaaatatatactcCAACTGAATAATATTGCTAGATAAATAATGTTTGAAGCCACATCGAAAACACTTACTAAAACTTCTATATACCTTCAACAAGAATATATTCACAAGGTATTGATCATGTGacttcttttttcaaaacgACGGTACTATAGTGACAAAATATTtcgaagaaaaaaattaagaaacTCAGCGAAGTTCAGGCTTCTACACCAGTAACGTCTGAATACAGACTATTGGGAAGCGTAATCGAGGGCAGCTGAATTGACAAAGTAGCATTTTCGTGTGAATCATCTCTGGTAAAGCTCCTGCAGACGCCGATACATAGAAATATAGAACTGGCattcaattcttctttcCAGGATTTACGTCTGAAGAGCACACAGGAACACTAAGGAACAAATGGTAGCAGTATGTTAAACTATAATCTTTTTAAGGGTCTATGCTAAATATTTGCAATGAACAGACATCAtagtattttattttatatgaGGACAATGTTTACTAACTTTCTGAACTTGTGAGCTTTACCTGTACTGGACAAGTGTATAATGGGATTGGAAGTACGCGAATGACGCGAtcttttttaattgaattagaaaaaaacaCTTGGTGGATAAGTTTCgagttcttcttctatagTCGACTAAGAGAACAATAAGAATCAAGACAGAACAACACATTCTGCCCGATGTTCCTCCGGTAGAGAATTTTCCAGTGCGCCAATGGAGTATTGAGATTGCACTATTAGATGAAGAGGGCAAAGAGATGCCTGCCACTATTTTCGATAAAGTGGTTTACCATTTGCATCCAACATTTGCAAACCCAAATAGAACATTTAATGAACCTCCTTTCAAGATTGTAGAACAAGGTTGGGGTGGTTTCCCGTTAGATATCAGTTTATACTTCCTGGAGAAAGGTGGTGAGAGAAAGATATCTCACGACTTAAACTTCCTGCAGGAATCATACGAAGTAGACCATGTTATCCAGGTTCCACTGAATAAACCAACTTTGACTGCTGAATTAGCCAAAAGTGGATTTACAGAAGATACAAGTTCTGGCTCAAAGAGAAAGATGACAGGCTCAAATACTGGAGCCGAATCCAAAACGAAAAAGGCAAAGACTACTACTGCATCTACGATAAAAGGTAATGTTGACTTAGAGAAGCTGGCTTTCGGTTTGACAAAATTGAACGAAGATGACTTAGTTGGCGTAGTCCAGATGGTTACAGACAACAAGACTCCAGAGATGAATGTGACGAATAATGTAGAAGAAGGTGAGTTTATCATCGATTTATACAGTCTTCCTGAAGGATTACTAAAGAGTCTGTGGGAATACGTCAAGAAAAATACCGAATAAAAAATGTACtataaataatttataaaCGTCTAAATGAAATAACTAGACTATCAAAACCAAAGGAATTTCGTAAAACATCAAATAAAGGGTTGACTACACCGCATAAATACATGAAAGAATAATTGATTCAGGCTCTTGGTCATGGACTGGAATATTAGTGCCATCATATACAACAATGTTTGCAAACAACAagttcaaaaataataagagGGAAACAACATGCCagatttttttgaaacttAAAGTCGAAAGAATAAATTAAAGTTGATAATCAATTTGGGGGAATACTCCCCTCCTtacttcctcttcttttCGTCTTTGCAATTTTATCTAGATTACCTGTAACTctattcaaatattctgGCAGCGGCTTACCGGTCTTTAAATAATGTAACTTCCAATTTCTTGCTTTATCCTTCAGTTGTACTTGTGTCCGATTTTTCAGATTTTCATTGATTTTACCACCAGGGCCATAAAGATCTAAAATCTTAGCCCAAGCAGGTCCCAGATCGATTAAACCTGTGATCaaagttttttcttcctc
This is a stretch of genomic DNA from Nakaseomyces glabratus chromosome M, complete sequence. It encodes these proteins:
- the COX11 gene encoding Cox11p (CAGL0M02673g~Ortholog(s) have copper ion binding activity, role in aerobic respiration, cellular protein complex assembly and mitochondrial inner membrane, mitochondrial intermembrane space, mitochondrial ribosome, plasma membrane localization), whose translation is MSYTVGLRMAARRSVLRMTPLSQMRMVPRVSHRWSSNGPSSSAKSSSNGNIDFSKLTRDEIKQLRDMKMAKDRKYKDRTVAYYFGSVAVIFLGLAYAAVPLYRAICARTGFGGVPITDKRKFTDDKLIPVDTGKRIRVSFTSEVSQILPWKFTPQQREVYVLPGETALAFYKAKNNSDKDIIGMATYSITPGDAAQYFNKIQCFCFEEQKLAAGEEIDMPVFFFIDPDFASDPSMRNIDDLILHYTFFRAHYGDGSAVSEHQPVEDVNMANAQILTPQVIDATKD
- the RPL5 gene encoding 60S ribosomal protein uL18 (CAGL0M02695g~Ortholog(s) have 5S rRNA binding, structural constituent of ribosome activity, role in ribosomal large subunit assembly and cytosolic large ribosomal subunit localization) encodes the protein MVFIQNLKTSAYHSRFQTPFRRRREGKTDYYQRKRLVAQHKAKYNSPKYRLVVRFTNKDIICQIVSSTITGDIVLAAAYSHELPRYGITHGLTNWAAAYATGLLIARRALQKLGLDETYKGVEEVEGEYELTEAVEDGPRPFKVYLDIGLQRTTTGARVFGALKGASDGGLYVPHSENRFPGWDFEAEELDAELLRSYIFGGHVSQYMEELADDDEERFSELFKGYLADDIDADSIEDIYASAHEAIRADPSFKPTEKKFTKEQYAAESKKYKAKKLTKEERDARVAAKIAALAGQQ
- the SPO19 gene encoding Spo19p (CAGL0M02717g~Predicted GPI-linked cell wall protein); this encodes MKRPFIFSSQILASFVVAEQFRAFLSTDEIGSDSIQRGTDDNPLVIRIDKQSYSPELIDTLTKSTNIIFADLPDVPEFIKADKISDVDYQVVQNTWKHKDKKNDEEEKQDDNDKKEDKNKQENNDKNEETKSKTKPNSKTVEDHKTTLSTKTTTHSTIIYTSSKPEKTKESEENSKDSRSGDKGKPYDDSEDNGDSDDELCDDEEEKESKNSNKLPSNHTEPHLGDNEDEFFDNIGNHLNNRGHYQWLLYAILFALPFPNIL
- the TAF14 gene encoding TATA-binding protein-associated factor TAF14 (CAGL0M02739g~Putative transcription initiation factor), with protein sequence MVASTKRTIRIKTEQHILPDVPPVENFPVRQWSIEIALLDEEGKEMPATIFDKVVYHLHPTFANPNRTFNEPPFKIVEQGWGGFPLDISLYFLEKGGERKISHDLNFLQESYEVDHVIQVPLNKPTLTAELAKSGFTEDTSSGSKRKMTGSNTGAESKTKKAKTTTASTIKGNVDLEKLAFGLTKLNEDDLVGVVQMVTDNKTPEMNVTNNVEEGEFIIDLYSLPEGLLKSLWEYVKKNTE